One window from the genome of Glycine soja cultivar W05 chromosome 12, ASM419377v2, whole genome shotgun sequence encodes:
- the LOC114379574 gene encoding serine/threonine-protein kinase BLUS1-like isoform X1, whose amino-acid sequence MNSAAVAIKSIKLDRSRPNLDDARCEAKTPSLLSYPNILKAHCSFTVDRCLWVVMSFMAAGSLQSIISHSHPNGLMEPYITVVLRDTLNALSYLHCQHLHRDIKAGNILIYTNGQVKLADFGVSASIYESTTTTTTSSSSSLKFTNVVGTPYWMAPEVIHSHTGYSFEADIWSFGITALELAHGRPPLSHLPPSKFMMLKITKRFPFSDDFDDKENMITQLKNAQRH is encoded by the exons ATGAACTCTGCCGCCGTCGCAATCAAATCCATCAAACTCGACCGCTCCCGGCCTAACTTAGACGATGCCCGTTGCGAGGCCAAAACCCCATCCCTCCTTTCCTACCCCAACATCCTCAAAGCACATTGTTCCTTCACAGTGGATCGCTGCCTCTGGGTGGTGATGTCGTTCATGGCCGCAGGATCACTTCAATCCATCATTTCTCATTCCCACCCCAACGGCTTAATGGAGCCCTACATCACCGTGGTTCTCAGAGACACGCTCAACGCGCTCTCCTACCTCCACTGCCAGCATCTCCATAGAGACATTAAAGCCGGTAACATCCTCATTTACACCAATGGGCAAGTGAAGCTTGCTGATTTCGGTGTCTCCGCTTCCATATACGagtccaccaccaccaccaccacgtcTTCTTCTTCGTCTCTGAAGTTCACTAATGTTGTCGGCACGCCCTATTGGATGGCTCCTGAGGTGATTCACTCACACACAGGTTACAGTTTCGAGGCTGATATATGGTCTTTTGGGATAACCGCGTTGGAGCTTGCGCATGGAAGGCCTCCTCTCTcgcaccttccaccttccaaGTTCATGATGCTCAAGATCACCAAGAGGTTTCCTTTCTCCGATGATTTCGATGACAa GGAAAATAtgataacacaattaaagaatGCACAGAGGCATTAG
- the LOC114379574 gene encoding serine/threonine-protein kinase BLUS1-like isoform X3 — protein MNSAAVAIKSIKLDRSRPNLDDARCEAKTPSLLSYPNILKAHCSFTVDRCLWVVMSFMAAGSLQSIISHSHPNGLMEPYITVVLRDTLNALSYLHCQHLHRDIKAGNILIYTNGQVKLADFGVSASIYESTTTTTTSSSSSLKFTNVVGTPYWMAPEVIHSHTGYSFEADIWSFGITALELAHGRPPLSHLPPSKFMMLKITKRENMITQLKNAQRH, from the exons ATGAACTCTGCCGCCGTCGCAATCAAATCCATCAAACTCGACCGCTCCCGGCCTAACTTAGACGATGCCCGTTGCGAGGCCAAAACCCCATCCCTCCTTTCCTACCCCAACATCCTCAAAGCACATTGTTCCTTCACAGTGGATCGCTGCCTCTGGGTGGTGATGTCGTTCATGGCCGCAGGATCACTTCAATCCATCATTTCTCATTCCCACCCCAACGGCTTAATGGAGCCCTACATCACCGTGGTTCTCAGAGACACGCTCAACGCGCTCTCCTACCTCCACTGCCAGCATCTCCATAGAGACATTAAAGCCGGTAACATCCTCATTTACACCAATGGGCAAGTGAAGCTTGCTGATTTCGGTGTCTCCGCTTCCATATACGagtccaccaccaccaccaccacgtcTTCTTCTTCGTCTCTGAAGTTCACTAATGTTGTCGGCACGCCCTATTGGATGGCTCCTGAGGTGATTCACTCACACACAGGTTACAGTTTCGAGGCTGATATATGGTCTTTTGGGATAACCGCGTTGGAGCTTGCGCATGGAAGGCCTCCTCTCTcgcaccttccaccttccaaGTTCATGATGCTCAAGATCACCAAGAG GGAAAATAtgataacacaattaaagaatGCACAGAGGCATTAG
- the LOC114379574 gene encoding serine/threonine-protein kinase BLUS1-like isoform X2 — protein sequence MNSAAVAIKSIKLDRSRPNLDDARCEAKTPSLLSYPNILKAHCSFTVDRCLWVVMSFMAAGSLQSIISHSHPNGLMEPYITVVLRDTLNALSYLHCQHLHRDIKAGNILIYTNGQVKLADFGVSASIYESTTTTTTSSSSSLKFTNVVGTPYWMAPEVIHSHTGYSFEADIWSFGITALELAHGRPPLSHLPPSKFMMLKITKRFPFSDDFDDKYCFSKS from the coding sequence ATGAACTCTGCCGCCGTCGCAATCAAATCCATCAAACTCGACCGCTCCCGGCCTAACTTAGACGATGCCCGTTGCGAGGCCAAAACCCCATCCCTCCTTTCCTACCCCAACATCCTCAAAGCACATTGTTCCTTCACAGTGGATCGCTGCCTCTGGGTGGTGATGTCGTTCATGGCCGCAGGATCACTTCAATCCATCATTTCTCATTCCCACCCCAACGGCTTAATGGAGCCCTACATCACCGTGGTTCTCAGAGACACGCTCAACGCGCTCTCCTACCTCCACTGCCAGCATCTCCATAGAGACATTAAAGCCGGTAACATCCTCATTTACACCAATGGGCAAGTGAAGCTTGCTGATTTCGGTGTCTCCGCTTCCATATACGagtccaccaccaccaccaccacgtcTTCTTCTTCGTCTCTGAAGTTCACTAATGTTGTCGGCACGCCCTATTGGATGGCTCCTGAGGTGATTCACTCACACACAGGTTACAGTTTCGAGGCTGATATATGGTCTTTTGGGATAACCGCGTTGGAGCTTGCGCATGGAAGGCCTCCTCTCTcgcaccttccaccttccaaGTTCATGATGCTCAAGATCACCAAGAGGTTTCCTTTCTCCGATGATTTCGATGACAagtattgtttctctaaaagctag